DNA from Candidatus Cloacimonas acidaminovorans str. Evry:
TGGCTATTATGAAGATGAATTCAGCTCTTTTCGCCTTGCCTGGATAAATTATGAATTACGCTATCGCCTTAATCCTGATTCGCGTATTTATCTCCTCTTTGATCAGGGGTTTTTAGGCAAGGAAAAAAACAAGTTAAAGACCGATCTTTTTGGTCTCGGTTTCGGAATGAAAATAAATACACGCTTAGGAATTTTAGGATTGGAATATGCTCTTGGTTATAGGGATAAACACTTTGCCAATCTTGGTTCCGGGATGATTCATCTGGGCTTGGATGTGGCGTTCTAAAAAAAATACTTGCCAAGATTTTGGTATCCTAAAATGATGTCTCCAATAACTAAGTATATAGATGTGACTAAGGACTGTGTGAAGGATAGATGAGAGTTTTTTAACTCTATCAGGCCTTCAATAGAACCGGCAAATTTTTATATGTCTTGCCAAAACAAATCAAAAAAAAAGAAAAAAACCTAAGTACCCGAAAGGGAATTTGCTTATGGAGGAATCAATGAAGAAAGTTCTCTTAATCACCTTGCTCGCTATGTTGCTGATCAGCACATTGGTTACTGGCTGCAAAAAGAAAGCAGAAGAGCCCCAGGAAGAAGTAGCTCCTATTGAAGAAACTACTCCTGCTCCTGATACAACAGTAGCTCCTACACAGAGCCAAACACCTACAACTACTACACCAACCGGTAAGTAGTTTATCAGCTAATAAACAATAGCGCAGTCCTTAAAAAAACGGGTGTCTTCGGATGCCCGTTTTTTGTTTTAAGCTGATTTTTAGCCACCGAAAACACCGAAAGATGTAAGTAAGAAGATTACGCAGATTTTTAGCCACCGAGAACACCGAAAGATTTAAGCACACAGATTTTTAGCCACCGAAAACACCGAAATTTATATATAATTATAACCAATAATATTAGTTCGTAGTTCTGGGTTCGTAGTTCTGGGTTCGTAGTTCGTAGTTCTGGGTTCGTAGTTCGTAGTTATGAGTTCGTAGTTCGTAGTTCTGGGTTCGTAGTTCGTAGTTCTGGGTTCGTAGTTCGTAGTTGCTTATTAAAACTTATATTTTTCTCTTTATCTCTTTTTCTGTTGGTAAAAAAATCTCGGTGTCCTCAGTGTTTTCGGTGTTTTCGGTGGCTAAACTTTTTCTCTTTTCTCTTTGTAAAAATAATCTCGGTGTCCTCAGTGTTTTCGGTGTTTTCGGTGGCTAAACTTTTTCTCTTTTCTCTTTGTAAAAATAATCTCGGTGTCCTCAGTGTTTTCGGTGTTTTCGGTGGCTAAACTTTTTCTCTTGACAAATTTAGTGGCACTAATAATTATGGTTTAAGATGTTAATACTACTCATTTCTAAGTGTAGCTAACATCGGAAGGAGATAATTATGATTGGAGAACGACTTAAACAGATTCGTCAAGTATTGGGAATCAAACAGGTTGATTTAGCCAAGGTCTTAAAGATTAATCCTTCCGCTATTTCTCAAATGGAAAGTGGCAGAACCAATCCTTCTCTGGAAACGCTTTCGGAATTGGTGGTAAACTATAATGTGAATCTGCACTGGTTAATAACGGGTATAGGAAAAATGTTTAATACTGCTAATGATACATCTTCTCAGAATGGTTCTTGGGATAATTTTCAGAAGCTCTTAAATGACCGTTTGGAAGAAATTGTGCAGGCACATTTGGATTTAATGGATTCCGACACTGTAGAAATTCCAGTTAGTGGAGAAATTGCAGCGGGTGAACCAATGGAAAATTATGGTACTTTACTGGATGTTGTAACAGTGCGTCGTTCCTTGATCAATGGTTCTTTGAATAATTTTGTGGCTTTAAGAGTGAATGGACGCAGTATGGAACCGGATATTAGAAATCAGGATGTAGTATTAATCCGTTATTGTAATGAATGGCGAGAGCTGGCAGGCAAGATTTGTGCGGTGCGTATTGATGGAGGAATAACATTAAAGCGTTTAATTTTGGATGATGTTCAAAAGATGATCGTATTGCTTTCTATAAATGAAAATTATCAACCGATTCTGATTGATCCGGATAGTCATACAGATGTTACACTAATCGGTTCGTTATATTTTTTATTCAGGATATTACCTTAAGGAGGGATAAATAAATGACTTTAGTTTATCTTCTTATTATTGTAGCCATCGTCTTTGCTATTGTAAATTTATATATTTTACTTTCTCAACGGCATAAAGGCAAGGAAAATGGAAATATCAGTGAATTGAAGGGTGCCTTTGAGACCTTTGAACGCTATAATCGTGAAGAAATGAGCAGTTTACGAACTGAACTTTTAAGTATCAGTGCTGAAAACAGAAAAGAACTTAGTGACTCTATTAAAGCTCAAAATGAGGTCTTAATAGCACAAACAACTGCCAGCAGGGAAGAACTGAATAATTCCTTTAATACCTTAAAACAACAGATTAATAACGATTCTGCCGTTAATCGGGAAGAACAGAAAAAAGCATTGAACGACCTTTCCGAGAATTTTACCCGCAGAATGACAGACCTGATAAATATTCAACAACAGGAAGCAGAAACATCGCGTAAGACATTGGAAACCAAAATGGAACAAATTCGTCAAAATAACGAGACCAAACTGGAACAAATGCGTCAAACGGTAGATGAAAAATTGCACGATACCCTGGAAAAGCGTTTAGGTGAAAGTTTTAAACAGGTTAGTGAGCGTTTGGAGCTGGTACATAAAAGTATGGGAGAAATGCAAAGTTTGGCAAATGGAGTGGGAGACCTCAAAAAAGCCCTTACCAATGTTAAAAGGCAAGGAGTTTTAGGGGAAATCCAATTAGCGAATTTACTGGAAGACATTCTTACTCCCGAGCAGTATGAGAAAAACTTCCGACCTAATAAAAACCGTGATGAAAAAGTAGAATTTGCCATTCGCCTGCCAGGAAGTTCGGAAAAAGAGGAATTTGTATATCTGCCTATAGATGCCAAGTTTCCTATAGCGGACTATCAAAATATTATGAATGCTTATGATATGGGTGATTTGGCGGAAGTGGAAAATGCCAGAAAAAGTATGGTGCAAAGGATTAAAAATTGTGCCAAAGATATACGGGATAAATATATTAATCCACCTGTTACTACTGATTTCGGAATGCTTTTTCTACCTTTTGAAGGTCTTTATGCCGAGGTCTTACGCAGTCCGGGACTTTTTGAGACAATTATGCGAGATTATCATGTTATAATTTGCGGTCCAACTACCACTGCTGCTGTAATTAACAGTTTGCAGGTGGGTTTTCGGACCTTGGCAATTCAGAAGAAGACCTCCGAGGTTTGGAAAATCCTTGCCTCCATCAAACTGGAATTTGGGAAATTTGGTACTATTTTGGAGCAAACCCAAAAGAAACTGCAAGAAGCATCAAATAATATTGAGAAAGCAAGTTACCGCAGCCGTCAAATAGAAAAACGACTGGATAAGGTTCAAGAATTGCCTGTGGAAGAGGCAGAAATAGAACAAATTCTGGATGTTTGATTGGCGGAAGAACAACATCCTGTCTTGCTATTTTTTTCTTTTATAAGTTGGCAAGGACATCAACTTTCCGGGCAAACAAGGTTGACGGAAAACATCAACCTTCCAGGACTGCCAAACAAATACCTTCCGTTTTGATAATACCTGCTGACGAAGCAGTTATAATATTACTAATTCCGCGTGATTGATAGTCCCTTATTACGAGGTCGTTCAGGGGATATTTCAGGTTTTGGGACCAGGAAAAAACAACTTTTTCGGAGAGTGGGATAAGAGAAAGCAATTTTCCCTGGCAATTGTTAAATTCTATGCTATCCGGCAGAATAAAAATGGACTGGTTTTCACTTTCAATCCTATAAGGAACAGGGTAGGATATTCTTTCGCCTCTTGGACTTTTTATTTTTAACAAATTTATGGCAATAGCCAAGGCGTGATCAAAGCGACCTTGCATATCGTTGCAGATAATTATTTCCCGATAGCATTTTTGCTTTAAACACCAATCCAGTGCCAGTTCGGTATCCGTTTCGTTTTTTTCCGTAGGATGCTGGTGGAAGGGGATGTCAGCATATTTTTCAAGCATTTCGGGGTCAATGGAATCCAGGTCTCCAATCAGAACAAAGGGCTCTAATCCAAGCTCATCTATTTTTCTTATGCCGTTATCAACAGCGATTAAATGGTCTTTTCTTTGGATATTTTTATAGTGGGAAACAATATCTTGGGGAGCGTGATTGGTAAAAATATAAGCGCGGTTATTATTAACGCATAGCATAGAGAGGTTCATCTATTCGGTTCAAATAAGCAACAGGATTTACTTTTCCCAGATTATTATGCACTTCATAATGCAAATGAGGACCTGTAGAAATTCCCGAACTGCCCATCAGACCTATAATTTGACCTTTTA
Protein-coding regions in this window:
- a CDS encoding helix-turn-helix domain-containing protein, translating into MIGERLKQIRQVLGIKQVDLAKVLKINPSAISQMESGRTNPSLETLSELVVNYNVNLHWLITGIGKMFNTANDTSSQNGSWDNFQKLLNDRLEEIVQAHLDLMDSDTVEIPVSGEIAAGEPMENYGTLLDVVTVRRSLINGSLNNFVALRVNGRSMEPDIRNQDVVLIRYCNEWRELAGKICAVRIDGGITLKRLILDDVQKMIVLLSINENYQPILIDPDSHTDVTLIGSLYFLFRILP
- the rmuC gene encoding DNA recombination protein RmuC, translating into MTLVYLLIIVAIVFAIVNLYILLSQRHKGKENGNISELKGAFETFERYNREEMSSLRTELLSISAENRKELSDSIKAQNEVLIAQTTASREELNNSFNTLKQQINNDSAVNREEQKKALNDLSENFTRRMTDLINIQQQEAETSRKTLETKMEQIRQNNETKLEQMRQTVDEKLHDTLEKRLGESFKQVSERLELVHKSMGEMQSLANGVGDLKKALTNVKRQGVLGEIQLANLLEDILTPEQYEKNFRPNKNRDEKVEFAIRLPGSSEKEEFVYLPIDAKFPIADYQNIMNAYDMGDLAEVENARKSMVQRIKNCAKDIRDKYINPPVTTDFGMLFLPFEGLYAEVLRSPGLFETIMRDYHVIICGPTTTAAVINSLQVGFRTLAIQKKTSEVWKILASIKLEFGKFGTILEQTQKKLQEASNNIEKASYRSRQIEKRLDKVQELPVEEAEIEQILDV
- a CDS encoding thiamine diphosphokinase; this encodes MLCVNNNRAYIFTNHAPQDIVSHYKNIQRKDHLIAVDNGIRKIDELGLEPFVLIGDLDSIDPEMLEKYADIPFHQHPTEKNETDTELALDWCLKQKCYREIIICNDMQGRFDHALAIAINLLKIKSPRGERISYPVPYRIESENQSIFILPDSIEFNNCQGKLLSLIPLSEKVVFSWSQNLKYPLNDLVIRDYQSRGISNIITASSAGIIKTEGICLAVLEG